A window of Solanum stenotomum isolate F172 chromosome 3, ASM1918654v1, whole genome shotgun sequence contains these coding sequences:
- the LOC125857967 gene encoding uncharacterized protein LOC125857967 has protein sequence MANRGSDNFHSSIQVPGQAQMRREDLLNQPSDIHNQSQATNLLQETGTQVKNMAQGAAGSAVNIARGAATGAANMAQGAADAVKNTLGMNPPHNTSSDNYLNQPGTINFDDDFPTSTTTLPGNTNYPINPHNPNTGI, from the exons ATGGCAAATCGAGGAAGCGACAACTTTCATAGCAGTATCCAAGTGCCCGGCCAAGCTCAG ATGAGAAGGGAAGATTTATTGAACCAACCATCTGACATCCATAACCAAAGCCAAGCAACAAACTTGCTTCAAGAG ACGGGGACACAAGTGAAGAACATGGCTCAAGGAGCAGCAGGAAGTGCAGTGAACATAGCTCGAGGAGCAGCAACTGGTGCAGCAAACATGGCACAAGGTGCAGCTGATGCGGTCAAAAATACTCTCGGAATGAATCCTCCACACAACACTTCTAGTGACAACTATCTTAACCAGCCAGGCACTATCAACTTCGATGATGACTTCCCAACCAGTACCACAACCCTCCCAGGCAATACAAATTATCCAATCAACCCACACAATCCTAATACCGGCATTTAA
- the LOC125857963 gene encoding late embryogenesis abundant protein 2-like: MSHEQSYRAGETKGQTQAKVGQTLESMKDKAQAAKDKTSETAHSAKGTAHDKTSGAAQATHDKTSGAAQATKDKAAGAAQATKDKTSGTTQATKEKASGAAQATKEKASEMMESAKETAQAGEEKAGGILQQTGQQVKSMAQGAADAVKHTFGMADTDEDPDVTKDNFESLN, encoded by the exons ATGTCCCACGAGCAGAGCTACAGAGCTGGTGAAACCAAGGGCCAAACCCAG GCGAAGGTTGGTCAAACACTGGAAAGCATGAAAGACAAGGCCCAAGCAGCCAAGGACAAAACTTCGGAGACGGCTCATTCCGCTAAAGGAACGGCACATGATAAGACAAGTGGAGCAGCTCAGGCAACCCATGATAAGACGAGCGGAGCAGCTCAAGCTACTAAGGATAAGGCAGCTGGAGCGGCTCAGGCAACCAAAGATAAGACAAGTGGAACAACTCAGGCTACGAAGGAGAAGGCTAGTGGAGCAGCTCAGGCTACTAAAGAGAAGGCTTCAGAAATGATGGAGTCGGCTAAAGAAACGGCTCAAGCTGGTGAAGAGAAAGCTGGGGGAATCCTCCAGCAGACTGGACAACAAGTGAAGAGCATGGCTCAAGGTGCTGCTGATGCTGTGAAGCACACTTTTGGTATGGCTGATACTGATGAAGATCCTGATGTTACAAAAGACAACTTTGAATCACTAAACTAG
- the LOC125857929 gene encoding uncharacterized protein LOC125857929 isoform X2: MELLEFGTQVVEAYLVNGDRRILETVSLTWRAVLLERRKEQCLLVALGSDDGSVLAVDISAKLVRWRKDGALPSGATGLFFVGKGRRINAVAANGLVLEMNSETGEVNKEFKVSKKPISSVAHSTDEKIIAVASDKLRFLSPESGKELLKFSPDSAAAQHIWLSDDAQFAVTAGFGEKQLQVWKLDFGKRAADYGHVVSMKHPPVMVECRNNCKGEDCMVILATSEKGVCYVWNFESVTDEAAKPIKITVKSSKGETDERAGRARRNLVPVIAARLHALDRDAHLRALIAYGSVDTPEFTSVDISSPGEDIVIAAGDQTEKAVASVQENGHAKKGGDMEVEGANLIQRSKVTNKRPASDLDVTGEATITDNGNGEPIDGVQIDDFSEPTMGEKLTMLHLEDNNEDKSNKNLESALQTKPPSADSVHVLLKQALHADDRALLIDCLYRQDEKVIENSVSLLNPSDVLKLLQSLLSIIQSRGAVLACALPWLRSLLLQHASGIMSQESSLLALNSLYQLIDARLSTLPQALQLSSSLELLYAGTVDDGDDEDGAIQPIIYEDNDDSDEEGSEVTMETESIPDIEEPEAFSDISDHEGSDGMSE; the protein is encoded by the exons ATGGAACTGTTAGA GTTTGGAACACAAGTAGTGGAAGCTTATTTGGTCAATGGAGACCGGAGAATTCTGGAGACAGTTTCTCTTACATGGCGTGCTGTATTATTGGAAAGAAG AAAAGAACAATGTCTATTAGTAGCTCTTGGGTCAGATGACGGAAGTGTTTTAGCAGTTGACATTTCCGCTAAATTGGTAAGGTGGAGAAAAGATGGAGCCCTTCCTAG CGGAGCTACTGGTCTGTTTTTTGTGGGCAAAGGTCGTAGGATTAATGCTGTTGCTGCGAATGGTTTAGTACTTGAGATGAACTCCGAAACTGGAGAAGTCAACAAAGAGTTCAAAGTGTCAAAGAAGCCCATTTCTTCAGTAGCTCATTCAACTG ACGAGAAAATTATAGCTGTGGCCAGTGATAAGTTGCGATTTCTAAGTCCAGAAAGCGGGAAAGAGTTGCTGAAGTTTTCTCCTGATTCA GCTGCTGCACAACATATTTGGCTATCTGATGATGCCCAATTTGCTGTTACCGCGGGGTTTGGCGAGAAACAACTTCAAGTGTGGAAACTTGATTTTGGGAAAAGGGCTGCAGATTATGGGCATGTTGTTTCCATGAAACATCCTCCTGTAATGGTTGAATGCAGGAATAATTGCAAGGGAGAAGATTGTATGGTTATCCTTGCAACATCAGAGAAGGGTGTTTGTTATGTTTGGAACTTTGAGTCCGTCACTGATGAAGCTGCAAAGCCAATTAAGATCACAGTAAAATCCAGCAAAGGGGAAACAGATGAGAGAGCTGGAAGAGCTAGAAGGAATCTTGTGCCCGTAATCGCTGCAAGATTGCATGCTTTAGATAGAGATGCACATTTGAGAGCCTTGATTGCTTATGGCTCTGTTGATACCCCAGAGTTTACATCAGTAGACATTTCAAGTCCAGGGGAGGATATCGTCATAGCAGCAGGAGACCAGACCGAGAAAGCGGTTGCTTCAGTTCAAGAAAACGGCCATGCCAAAAAAG GTGGAGATATGGAAGTTGAAGGTGCTAACTTAATCCAGAGAAGCAAAGTGACAAACAAACGACCAGCATCTGATCTGGATGTCACTGGTGAAGCGACTATTACGGATAATG GTAATGGTGAACCTATTGACGGAGTTCAGATTGATGATTTTAGCGAGCCAACCATGGGCGAGAAACTCACAATGCTCCATTTGGAAGACAATAATGAAGATAAAAGCAACAAGAATCTAGAATCTGCTCTTCAAACGAAGCCTCCAAGTGCTGATTCAGTTCATGTATTGCTGAAGCAAGCACTTCATGCTGATGATCGAGCACTTTTGATAGATTGCTTATACAGACAAGATGAGAAG GTCATTGAAAATTCAGTCTCTCTTTTAAATCCTTCAGACGTTCTCAAGCTTTTACAGTCACTCTTGTCAATTATCCAGTCAAG GGGTGCTGTATTGGCTTGTGCGCTTCCTTGGCTGCGAAGTTTGCTTCTCCAACACGCCAGTGGAATAATGTCTCAAGAATCCTCTTTGCTTGCACTCAACTCTTTATATCAG CTTATTGATGCGAGACTTTCAACTCTCCCCCAAGCTCTTCAGTTATCAAGCTCCTTAGAATTGCTTTATGCAGGG ACTGTTGATGATGGTGATGATGAAGATGGTGCCATACAGCCCATCATATATGAAGATAACGATGACAGTGACGAGGAGGGTTCTGAAGTTACTATGGAAACAGAAAGCATCCCAGATATTGAGGAACCCGAGGCTTTCAGCGACATTAGTGATCACGAAGGAAGTGATGGCATGAGCGAGTGA
- the LOC125857929 gene encoding uncharacterized protein LOC125857929 isoform X1 has translation MAREKLKSLVTSFTTGGEYLAVLSPDGTVRVWNTSSGSLFGQWRPENSGDSFSYMACCIIGKKRRKEQCLLVALGSDDGSVLAVDISAKLVRWRKDGALPSGATGLFFVGKGRRINAVAANGLVLEMNSETGEVNKEFKVSKKPISSVAHSTDEKIIAVASDKLRFLSPESGKELLKFSPDSAAAQHIWLSDDAQFAVTAGFGEKQLQVWKLDFGKRAADYGHVVSMKHPPVMVECRNNCKGEDCMVILATSEKGVCYVWNFESVTDEAAKPIKITVKSSKGETDERAGRARRNLVPVIAARLHALDRDAHLRALIAYGSVDTPEFTSVDISSPGEDIVIAAGDQTEKAVASVQENGHAKKGGDMEVEGANLIQRSKVTNKRPASDLDVTGEATITDNGNGEPIDGVQIDDFSEPTMGEKLTMLHLEDNNEDKSNKNLESALQTKPPSADSVHVLLKQALHADDRALLIDCLYRQDEKVIENSVSLLNPSDVLKLLQSLLSIIQSRGAVLACALPWLRSLLLQHASGIMSQESSLLALNSLYQLIDARLSTLPQALQLSSSLELLYAGTVDDGDDEDGAIQPIIYEDNDDSDEEGSEVTMETESIPDIEEPEAFSDISDHEGSDGMSE, from the exons ATGGCGAGGGAGAAGCTAAAATCCCTAGTTACATCATTCACTACCGGCGGTGAATATCTCGCCGTATTGTCTCCCGATGGAACTGTTAGA GTTTGGAACACAAGTAGTGGAAGCTTATTTGGTCAATGGAGACCGGAGAATTCTGGAGACAGTTTCTCTTACATGGCGTGCTGTATTATTGGAAAGAAG CGCAGAAAAGAACAATGTCTATTAGTAGCTCTTGGGTCAGATGACGGAAGTGTTTTAGCAGTTGACATTTCCGCTAAATTGGTAAGGTGGAGAAAAGATGGAGCCCTTCCTAG CGGAGCTACTGGTCTGTTTTTTGTGGGCAAAGGTCGTAGGATTAATGCTGTTGCTGCGAATGGTTTAGTACTTGAGATGAACTCCGAAACTGGAGAAGTCAACAAAGAGTTCAAAGTGTCAAAGAAGCCCATTTCTTCAGTAGCTCATTCAACTG ACGAGAAAATTATAGCTGTGGCCAGTGATAAGTTGCGATTTCTAAGTCCAGAAAGCGGGAAAGAGTTGCTGAAGTTTTCTCCTGATTCA GCTGCTGCACAACATATTTGGCTATCTGATGATGCCCAATTTGCTGTTACCGCGGGGTTTGGCGAGAAACAACTTCAAGTGTGGAAACTTGATTTTGGGAAAAGGGCTGCAGATTATGGGCATGTTGTTTCCATGAAACATCCTCCTGTAATGGTTGAATGCAGGAATAATTGCAAGGGAGAAGATTGTATGGTTATCCTTGCAACATCAGAGAAGGGTGTTTGTTATGTTTGGAACTTTGAGTCCGTCACTGATGAAGCTGCAAAGCCAATTAAGATCACAGTAAAATCCAGCAAAGGGGAAACAGATGAGAGAGCTGGAAGAGCTAGAAGGAATCTTGTGCCCGTAATCGCTGCAAGATTGCATGCTTTAGATAGAGATGCACATTTGAGAGCCTTGATTGCTTATGGCTCTGTTGATACCCCAGAGTTTACATCAGTAGACATTTCAAGTCCAGGGGAGGATATCGTCATAGCAGCAGGAGACCAGACCGAGAAAGCGGTTGCTTCAGTTCAAGAAAACGGCCATGCCAAAAAAG GTGGAGATATGGAAGTTGAAGGTGCTAACTTAATCCAGAGAAGCAAAGTGACAAACAAACGACCAGCATCTGATCTGGATGTCACTGGTGAAGCGACTATTACGGATAATG GTAATGGTGAACCTATTGACGGAGTTCAGATTGATGATTTTAGCGAGCCAACCATGGGCGAGAAACTCACAATGCTCCATTTGGAAGACAATAATGAAGATAAAAGCAACAAGAATCTAGAATCTGCTCTTCAAACGAAGCCTCCAAGTGCTGATTCAGTTCATGTATTGCTGAAGCAAGCACTTCATGCTGATGATCGAGCACTTTTGATAGATTGCTTATACAGACAAGATGAGAAG GTCATTGAAAATTCAGTCTCTCTTTTAAATCCTTCAGACGTTCTCAAGCTTTTACAGTCACTCTTGTCAATTATCCAGTCAAG GGGTGCTGTATTGGCTTGTGCGCTTCCTTGGCTGCGAAGTTTGCTTCTCCAACACGCCAGTGGAATAATGTCTCAAGAATCCTCTTTGCTTGCACTCAACTCTTTATATCAG CTTATTGATGCGAGACTTTCAACTCTCCCCCAAGCTCTTCAGTTATCAAGCTCCTTAGAATTGCTTTATGCAGGG ACTGTTGATGATGGTGATGATGAAGATGGTGCCATACAGCCCATCATATATGAAGATAACGATGACAGTGACGAGGAGGGTTCTGAAGTTACTATGGAAACAGAAAGCATCCCAGATATTGAGGAACCCGAGGCTTTCAGCGACATTAGTGATCACGAAGGAAGTGATGGCATGAGCGAGTGA
- the LOC125857949 gene encoding microtubule-associated protein RP/EB family member 1B yields the protein MANIGIMDSAYFVGRNELLTWINARLQLNLTRIEEVASGAVQCQMMDMTYPGAVPMHKVNFDAKTEYDMIQNYKVLQDVFSKLKIDKHIEVNRLVKGRPLDNLEFLQWLKRYCESVNGGIMNENYNPLERRSKVGRERNVKGSQRSAKSLLTNNSHNPGLGEGMTKIKGIKQGRSSPVMGGVNSSTEIQALSKEVTDLKLSVDHLEKERDFYFAKLRDIEILCQTPDLEDVPMAMAVKKILYAADARESALAEAQEVLSHSVDGSKS from the exons atggcgAATATAGGGATAATGGATAGTGCCTATTTTGTTGGAAGGAATGAGCTATTGACATGGATCAATGCCAGGTTACAGCTTAATCTTACCCGCATTGAAGAG GTTGCATCTGGGGCTGTGCAGTGTCAGATGATGGACATGACCTATCCAGGAGCTGTTCCAATGCACAAG GTTAACTTTGATGCAAAGACTGAATATGACATGATCCAAAACTACAAAGTGCTGCAAGATGTGTTTAGCAAGCTAAAAATTGACAAG CATATTGAAGTTAACAGGCTTGTTAAGGGCCGTCCTTTGGATAATTTGGAGTTTCTGCAATGGCTGAAGCGTTATTGTGAGTCTGTAAATGGTGGTATTATGAATGA GAACTATAATCCTCTGGAACGTAGAAGTAAGGTTGGGAGGGAACGAAATGTGAAGGGTTCTCAGAGATCTGCAAAGTCACTTCTAACTAACAACAGTCATAACCCTGGATTAGGGGAAGGCATGACTAAGATTAAAG GAATAAAACAAGGAAGGTCAAGTCCAGTAATGGGTGGGGTTAATTCTTCAACGGAGATTCAGGCTTTGTCAAAGGAG GTTACAGATCTCAAGCTCTCTGTTGACCACTTGGAGAAAGAAAGAGATTTTTATTTTGCAAAGTTACGAGATATTGAGATTCTCTGTCAGACTCCAGACTTAGAAGATGTCCCG ATGGCTATGGCAgttaaaaagatattatatgCTGCTGATGCAAGAGAATCAGCTTTGGCCGAAGCTCAAGAAGTTCTAAGTCACTCCGTGGATGGAAGTAAAAGTTGA
- the LOC125857926 gene encoding PH, RCC1 and FYVE domains-containing protein 1-like, whose product MNNVQRNSLGERSVEQAITALKRGSYLLKYGRKGKPKFCPFRLSTDETRLIWYVEKEEKQLQLSQVSRIIPGQRTANFQRFPRPEKEYQSFSLLYGKSSLDLICKDKEEAEVWFVALRALTSRVDCQKWTSDIRHDIAYSDGSPSVTQRSSHSALSSSSGSSSTPYEDPKKNLLGSVPSQSPPRKRLERAFSDYLLYNSAAKCSSHREFAASSLNSRSYGNLDDEIGQSSSDTIRSSFSSAISSSSQGSFANTDTLCDILIWGEGIGDGLLGGGMCGLGKFETARRDAPLPRTLESALLLDAQYVACGSRHAVLITKQGDIFSWGEGLNGRLGHGVESDVSSPKLIDTLCGLNVTSAACGDYHTCATTISGDLYTWGEGTFNFGLLGHDTGISHWIPKKVRGPLVGKHVSYVSCGPWHSAVITSVGQLFTFGDGTFGALGHGDRCSIGIPREVETLQGLRTVRVACGHWHTAAVVELSFDDSSSCNSPPWKLFTWGNGDDGQLGHEDNASGLTPCKVVQLDGINFSRVACGHSITVALTTLGQVYTMGKADYGQLGIPGSTGKFPSRVQGKITDCFIEEIACGSFHVVSLSSNSELYTWGKGGNGQLGHGDNHDRNTPTLVEALKAKKVKDVVCGNNFTAAICLHREVSVADNSICAGCQSPFNLRRKRHNCYNCGLVFCTVCTSRRSVRASLAPKMNKPYRVCEDCFTKLNRGLDIGLTCLPPKATIGSLQKNTGERSKETSPSKQKGLLSRLSSFNSFRSDDQRFRKNQKQDSNSDNVSPIPNGNTQSEVSQTSSRLLSFSSCPEKLSVSFVGSTSRSQAGSPASFESSSSNSVLLRSAFAAQANHEVDLDDSKQTSESLKKEISILKEQVEILTQRSLFLEAELEKKSTQLQEKTEEARIETDKNNAAKEVIKSLMTQVKGNTARAPQDGSAENLIHSTMTVP is encoded by the exons ATGAACAACGTACAGAGGAACAGTCTTGGAGAGAGGAGTGTGGAACAG GCCATTACAGCCTTAAAAAGAGGATCATACCTACTGAAGTATGGACGCAAAGGAAAGCCAAAGTTCTGCCCTTTTCGTCTTTCTACT GATGAAACAAGACTGATATGGTATGTTGAAAAGGAAGAGAAACAGCTTCAATTGAGTCAGGTTTCAAGGATTATTCCCGGTCAACGAACT GCAAATTTTCAGCGGTTTCCTAGACCCGAGAAGGAATATCAGTCATTTTCACTTCTATATGGCAAAAGTTCCTTGGATTTG ATCTGCAAAGATAAGGAAGAGGCAGAAGTCTGGTTTGTTGCTCTCAGGGCCTTGACATCTCGGGTTGACTGTCAAAAGTGGACAAGCGATATAAGACATGATATAGCATATTCTGATGGTTCACCTTCTGTGACACAACGAAGTTCTCACTCTGCTTTGTCAAGTAGTAGTGGAAGCAGCAGTACACCCTATGAG GACCCAAAGAAAAATCTATTGGGTTCAGTTCCATCTCAGAGTCCTCCAAGAAAGAGATTAGAAAGAGCGTTCTCTGACTATTTACTTTATAATTCAGCGGCAAAATGTTCTTCCCATAGAGAGTTTGCTGCTAGTTCCCTCAACTCAAGATCATATGGAAACTTAGACGATGAAATTGGGCAGAGCTCTTCAGATACTATCCGGTCTAGTTTCTCCAGTGCCATTAGTTCATCTAGCCAGGGATCTTTCGCAAATACTGATACCCTCTGCGACATTTTAATATGGGGAGAAGGAATTGGTGATGGCCTGCTTGGTGGTGGGATGTGTGGACTTGGAAAATTTGAAACTGCAAGAAGAGATGCACCTTTACCAAGGACCTTGGAATCAGCGTTACTACTTGATGCTCAATATGTTGCTTGTGGGAGCAGACATGCCGTACTAATCACAAAGCAAGGAGATATTTTTAGTTGGGGAGAGGGCTTAAATGGCAGACTAGGGCATGGTGTAGAATCTGACGTTTCTAGCCCAAAACTTATTGACACTCTCTGTGGGTTGAATGTTACATCAGCAGCATGTGGAGATTATCATACTTGTGCCACAACAATCAGTGGAGATCTCTATACATGGGGTGAGGGTACCTTTAACTTTGGCCTCCTTGGGCATGATACTGGAATCAGTCACTGGATCCCCAAAAAAGTAAGGGGTCCTTTAGTTGGTAAGCATGTCTCATATGTCTCTTGTGGTCCTTGGCATTCAGCTGTTATAACATCTGTTGGCCAGCTTTTTACTTTTGGTGATGGAACATTTGGTGCTCTAGGTCATGGGGATCGTTGTAGCATTGGTATTCCTAGGGAAGTTGAAACTCTACAAGGACTAAGAACAGTTAGAGTGGCATGTGGGCATTGGCACACTGCAGCTGTGGTAGAGCTCTCTTTTGACGATTCCAGTTCTTGTAATTCCCCACCTTGGAAGCTTTTCACCTGGGGAAATGGGGATGACGGACAACTTGGACACGAAGATAATGCTTCTGGACTCACTCCATGCAAAGTTGTACAGTTAGATGGCATTAACTTCAGTAGAGTAGCCTGTGGCCATAGTATTACAGTTGCTCTGACAACATTAGGGCAAGTATATACAATGGGGAAAGCTGATTATGGGCAACTAGGAATTCCTGGAAGTACTGGGAAGTTTCCTTCTCGTGTtcaaggaaaaattacagattGTTTCATTGAAGAAATAGCTTGTGGCTCTTTCCATGTAGTGTCCCTGAGCTCAAACTCTGAGCTTTACACGTGGGGAAAGGGAGGAAATGGACAACTAGGACATGGGGACAATCATGATAGGAACACTCCTACACTAGTTGAAGCGCTGAAAGCAAAAAAAGTAAAGGATGTGGTCTGTGGAAATAATTTTACTGCAGCCATTTGTCTACACAGAGAAGTGTCTGTTGCTGATAATTCCATTTGTGCCGGATGCCAGAGTCCATTTAATCTCAGACGAAAACGTCATAACTGCTACAACTGTGGGCTTGTCTTTTGCACAGTATGCACCAGTAGAAGATCTGTAAGAGCTTCTTTGGCTCCAAAAATGAACAAACCTTATCGTGTGTGTGAAGATTGTTTTACTAAATTGAACAGGGGCTTGGATATTGGATTGACTTGTCTACCACCGAAGGCCACTATTGGAAGCTTACAGAAGAATACTGGAGAGAGGAGCAAAGAGACCTCGCCTTCCAAACAAAAAGGCCTTCTCTCTAGGCTGTCCTCATTCAATTCATTCAGGTCTGACGATCAACGTTTTAGAAAGAACCAGAAGCAAGATTCAAACTCTGACAATGTCTCTCCAATTCCTAATGGCAATACTCAGAGTGAAGTATCTCAAACATCAAGCCGATTGTTGTCTTTTTCTAGTTGCCCTGAGAAATTGTCTGTTTCTTTTGTTGGATCAACAAGTCGTTCTCAAGCTGGTTCTCCTGCTTCTTTTGAATCAAGTTCATCTAATTCTGTGTTACTGAGATCTGCTTTTGCTGCACAAGCAAATCACGAAGTGGATCTTGATGATTCAAAGCAAACAAGTGAAAGTCTGAAAAAGGAAATTTCCATATTGAAGGAGCAG GTAGAGATTCTTACCCAGAGATCCCTATTCTTAGAGGCTGAGCTTGAGAAAAAATCAACTCAACTACAAGAGAAGACTGAAGAAGCTAGAATAGAAACAGACAAAAATAATGCTGCTAAGGAAGTCATCAAATCTCTAATGACGCAG GTAAAGGGCAACACTGCAAGAGCACCTCAGGATGGTTCTGCAGAAAATCTGATCCATTCGACGATGACAGTGCCTTGA